TGTTGTTCAAACGGACCCTTGCTTCAAGCTTCCATCGATATCTTGAGCGGTAAGTATCCCACGATGCCTTTGGTGCTGTGGCCGGCCTCGGCTGCTTCCGGTCGGGTCGCCGTGCCGATGGAGCGATCAACCTTGCCGGAGTGGACCAGCGTAGTCACCCCGGACTGCGAGGCCCGGAAAGCAAAGCGTCTTATATGGTCCCTTAGGAGCGCCAATCTTTCCCGCACCCGCAAGTCAAAATAGAAGGGACTCTCCATGAACATGGCCACCAACTCTCGTTTCTTCAGGTGAAGCTTCATCTCCAGACTTTACCTCCAAAAGCGGCCGCCGGAACTTGACAGGAATTTTTCTCTAAGTCATTCGGATCAGACGATTTGTCATCGGCCGTCAGGTCAATCTGTCTAACGGCATTCCATCCCTCGACTGTAATCCGTATTCGACCTGCTCTCCGGGTTCTGATCCGAACAAGACTAAGCAGCCATCTACCGCAGCCTGGTCAGAGGGGGAATGCCTCGTGCGGCTGGACCTGGCCGGGTTGACCCGTTTGCGTTTCGCATTGCTGGCCAAGATAATGGTGGCGACCATAGCGGGCATGCATATAACCGCAACCCAACCAAGGAAGATCACCAACCATTCCTGTGGCATCATCCTGCTCCCTTACCTTACTCTTGCATTCTCCATAATCCGGTCTCGGGGGCACAAGAAATTGCCTGAAAATTTACAATAAATATATTTTTAATAGGTTTAATCTTTGTTAATTTATGATTATCGTCACCTGGGGGCCGCCCCTTGATCCTTTCTTGCATCAGCCCCTTGCATCGCCGGCCTCATTAGGCTAATTTACCCTTAAAGAATAGCTTCTCCTTCAAAGACGCATCCCATGTGGCTCTATATCCTGAAACGTCTGGGTCTGATGATCCCTCTCCTCCTGGGGATCACTCTGATATCCTTTATGGTTATCCATCTGGCGCCGGGGACCCCCACCGACATGCAGACCACCCTCAATCCCAAGGCCTCCCTTGAGGCCCAGAAGCGCCTGCGGGAGCTCTACGGTCTGGATAAGCCCCTCATGGTGCAGTACTGGGATTGGCTGTCCCGGCTGTCCCGCCTGGATTTCGGCCGCTCTTTTTCTCCGGACCGGCGGCCGGTATGGGACAAGATCAAGGAGCGCATCGGCATCACCTTGGGCCTCAACCTCATGAGCTTGATCATTATTCTGGCGGTGGCCATCCCCATCGGGGTGATCGCCGCCTACCTGGCCCACTCCTGGTTTGACAAGGGCACCACCCTCTTTGTCTTCTTCGGCTTTGCCATGCCTACGTTCTGGCTGGCCCTGCTCCTCATCATGTTTTTTGGGGTCTATCTGGATTGGCTGCCCATCTCGGGTCTCACCTCCCTCAACTTTGGTCAATTAACCCTTTGGGGCAAGATTCAGGACCTGGCTGCGCACGTTACCCTGCCGGTGTTGGTGGCGGCCTTCGGCGGCCTGGCCGGCATGTCCCGGTACATGCGGGGCAACATGCTGGAAGTCATCCGCCAGGACTACATCGTTACGGCCCGGGCCAAGGGGCTGCCGGAGCGGGTGGTGATCTTCAAACACGCCCTGCGCAACGCTCTGTTGCCGGTGATCACCATCCTGGGCTTAAGTGTGCCGGGGCTCATCGGCGGTAGCGTGATCTTCGAGTCCATCTTTGCCATCCCCGGCATGGGCCAGCTGTTCTACGGCGCAGTCATGGCCCGGGATTATCCCCTGGTAATGGGAGAACTGGTCATCGGTGCGGTGCTGACGCTTTTAGGCAACATGCTGGCAGACGTGGGCTATGCCCTCGTCGATCCACGCATTCGCACGGGGTGAGGTTGGACTTAAAGTCCCCCTTTGCAAAAGGGGGATTTAGGGGGATTTCAGCAGGTTATTGGATATCCCCCCTTATCCCTGCAAACGGGCTTTCGACAGTCCGTGGCTTCTTTTGCCGAAAACTGAAAACCAGCCCTTATGAGACAGAGAGAATTCTGGACCCACTTCAAGCGCAACCGCATGGCCATGACAGGCCTGGCCCTGGTCTTGGGGTTGTTTGTCGTGGCCATTTTTGCCCATTGGCTGGCGCCTTATGACCCCAATCACATTGACCTCAAGCAGGTGCTCATGCCTCCCAGCCAGGCCCACTTCCTGGGCACGGACACGTTAGGCCGGGACGTCCTCTCCCGCATCATCTACGGCTCCCGGATATCTCTGCTGGTGGGGTTCGTCGCGGTGGGCCTGGCCACCTTAATCGGCTTGGTGGTGGGGGCCTTGGCCGGGTATTACGGCGGCTGGGTGGATGCATCCCTCATGCGCCTGGTGGACCTGATGCTCTGCTTCCCATCCTTTTTCCTGATTCTGGCGGTGATTGCGGTGTTGGAGCCCAGTATCTGGAACATCATGGCGGTCATCGGGCTCACCGGTTGGATGGGGGTGGCGCGCCTGGTCCGGGCTGAATTCCTCTCTTTACGGGAACGGGAATTCATTACCGCAGCCCGGGCCCTGGGAGCCAGCGATGTCCGCCTGGCTTTGCGCCACATGTTGCCCAACGCCCTGGCGCCGGTGATGGTTTCCGCCACCTTGGGGGTGGCCGGGGCCATCCTCACCGAGAGTGCCCTGAGTTTTTTGGGCCTGGGAGTCCAACCCCCCGCGCCCAGTTGGGGCAACATCCTTACCGCCGGCAAAGATAATATCGAAATCGCCTGGTGGCTTTCCGTCTTTCCTGGGCTCGCCATCCTCATCACGGTGATGAGCTACAACCTCCTGGGGGAAGGTATTCGGGAGGCCATCGATCCACGCCTCAAAGGCTGACGACCCCCTACGGACGAGAGAGATCTGCCGGTTTTCCGCCCCTTCTTGGCCATTTCCGCCTATTTATCACCTTTTCCTCTGCCCTGCGACCTTGACAACTCAAGGTGGACTTCGCATGTTAATCAAAAGGCGGCGGATTTCGGATTGCGCTTTACCCAGTCACCTATTGGACCACGTCGCAGTCCAGGGAAATGGGTTACGCAGGTGGAGGTGAGCCCTCCTGGCCCAATCTTTTTCGGCCCGGTATTACCGGGAAGAGCATGGAGAAAGAAAAATAGCCACTTTATTTCCTGTTCTTCGTTCGAAAAAGTGAGGCAAGGAAATAATTCTTCCGGGCACCTCCCCAAAATCCTTTGACAATGAGGGAAGAATCTCTTAAGTTATGACTGTCGGGCGGCAAGTTTACTAATTCGCCACTAAGGGAGAGAGATATGAAGCGGACGTGGGTAAAAGTTGTTGCTTTAACACTGGCCCTGGCTATTTGCGGGGCGGGGACCGCATTGGCGGCTAAGAAAGCCGATCAACCTTTGGACGTTGGCAAAGCATTGTTGGATTCCTATGATCTGATCGAAAAGAAACAGTATAAGAAAGCAGATTTACTCCTGGACAAAATCCTCGTAGCAGATCCCGGCAATCCTCTGGCCTTGAATAACAAGGCTTCCGTCATGGTGGCGGAGAAAAAGTTTGACAAGGCCGACACTTACCTGAACCAGGCCCTGCCCAAGGCTAAGGGCTACATGGTCCAAGTAAACCGGGTGTGCTCCGTGGGAAACATCTGCCTGGCCTTCAAACCCGTTACCGGGGGTACCGGTAATCAGGATCTTGAGCCCTTAATCAAAATGAACATCGAAATGGTTAAAGGCTATATGACTTCTGGCCCCCTCCCGGGGAAGGGCCTGAGATAAGTAACGCCTGGCCGCCGCCCACAGGAGCTCCTGGGCCCCCTTACGGGGGCCTTTTTTTGTGCAGCCAAGGCCCTGGTTGGCGGAATTATCAGCGTTGCCGATTAATAAGCAAGGCTTTTATAGAGACACAGCGTGCCTCAACCCAGGCTGATCTGCTTTTATAGTAAGTGCAAAAAGGTTTTGCAAGAGGCTCATAAAGAATTGTTTCTAAAGTCCCCCTTTGAAAAAGGGGGGTTTGGGGGATTCAGTCCGGGAACTTTAAGTGACTGGATTATTTTTTATATTTGCCGGACATTTCCTATTTCTCTTTGCTCAAGACCTGGTCCTTAAGATAGCCCGCAAAAGCTTCGGCTTCCCGGGAACTTCTCAGATAAAGCCCCATATGCGCCTCGTCCTGGGGATAGTAACCCGGATAGCCCGTGGGCGCAGCGCCCCCGGGGCAGTGCACCAGAGCCGTCAGAAAGATGGCCGGAATAACTCTCCATTCCGGCTGGTCCGTAAGGGGTCCGGCCACCCGTTCCTCCACCGTGGCAATGACCCGGCGGGAGGCAGTGATGGCCAGGCGCCAGTCGGATACCCGGGGAATCAGAATATTGCCCTGGGAGTCCCCCGCGCCGCCATGCACGACGGTGACGTCCGGGGTCAGAGCCTGGACCACCACCAGATCTTGGCCGCTGAAGGGGTCGGGGATGACCCGGAAGCGAGGATTGACCTCAAGATACGCCGAGCCCAAAATACCCCGTACCGGCAGAAACGGCACGCCCATGCCCCCCGCCTGGAGAGCCCTCAACAGTGCCCCTCAGGGGTACTCCAGGCATTTAAGCCGGCCCTCCTGCACGGCAGCCCTAAAATGCGGGGCCATGCCATATTCCTCCAGCCCCACCTGGGCGAAATGCAGGCGATCAGCCACCTGTGCCCCCACGGCCAGGTCAACATTGAGACCCCCGGTGGGCACGGTGACCAGTTCCAGGCCGCGGCGGCCCTGGCGGATGAGCTCCCGGATCAGGGCCATGGGCGCGGCGTGGGTATGCCCCCCCAGGGCCATCAGGTCCCCGTCCTTGACCAGCGCGGCAGCCTCACTCAGACTAGTCCAGACAGGTGGCATCGTGGTTCCCCGGTATGGGATGGACCCCTAAACGAGCCAGCAGGTTAAGCAGGATTCGGGCTGTAGCCCCCCAGACCACTTCTTCGCCGTTCTGCCAATAGCAAACCCGGGTGGTGCGCCCCTGGAAGATATAAGGCCCCGAACTCCAGCGCTCCGGAGGGTAGAAGTCCGCCACCGGTAGGGTCAGCAGGCGCTTAACTTCCCGGGGGCTGGGCTTAAAGTCGTACGGATGAGGAATGAGGCCTACAAAGGGGGTGATATGGTAGCCGGTGATGGTGGCCACCCCGGCAAGCCAGCCCAGGACTTCCACCGTCCCGGGAGCGAGGCCGATCTCCTCAAAAGTTTCCCTCAGGGCCGTGGCCAACAGGGTTGAGTCCTCCGGGTCCTTAACCCCCCCGGGAAATGCGATCTGCCCCCGGTGGTCCTTCACCATCAAGGTCCGCTGGGTGAACAGCACCCGCAGTTCTTCTTCCTGCACAAACAAGGGCACCAGCACTCCGGCAGGCACTAAGCCCGGCTCCGGGGCCGGTGGCGCCAAATCCAGGGGCAAATGGTCTCTAAGGCGGGACAGGGCTGTCGGCGGCATAGTTCTTTTTTACCATGGACCAGAGTCCAAGGCAACCGACCGGGCCAAGCTCGGAAAGCGCCGTTCCGGCGATGCAGCAAACGCGGGGAAACGTTTGCAATGGCTTCGATTGACAAGCTAAACTGGGGACCTTATGTTGATTATAAGTCGGTCATGA
This genomic window from Desulfobaccales bacterium contains:
- the opp4C gene encoding oligopeptide ABC transporter permease, whose protein sequence is MRQREFWTHFKRNRMAMTGLALVLGLFVVAIFAHWLAPYDPNHIDLKQVLMPPSQAHFLGTDTLGRDVLSRIIYGSRISLLVGFVAVGLATLIGLVVGALAGYYGGWVDASLMRLVDLMLCFPSFFLILAVIAVLEPSIWNIMAVIGLTGWMGVARLVRAEFLSLREREFITAARALGASDVRLALRHMLPNALAPVMVSATLGVAGAILTESALSFLGLGVQPPAPSWGNILTAGKDNIEIAWWLSVFPGLAILITVMSYNLLGEGIREAIDPRLKG
- a CDS encoding ABC transporter permease, whose protein sequence is MWLYILKRLGLMIPLLLGITLISFMVIHLAPGTPTDMQTTLNPKASLEAQKRLRELYGLDKPLMVQYWDWLSRLSRLDFGRSFSPDRRPVWDKIKERIGITLGLNLMSLIIILAVAIPIGVIAAYLAHSWFDKGTTLFVFFGFAMPTFWLALLLIMFFGVYLDWLPISGLTSLNFGQLTLWGKIQDLAAHVTLPVLVAAFGGLAGMSRYMRGNMLEVIRQDYIVTARAKGLPERVVIFKHALRNALLPVITILGLSVPGLIGGSVIFESIFAIPGMGQLFYGAVMARDYPLVMGELVIGAVLTLLGNMLADVGYALVDPRIRTG
- a CDS encoding CoA pyrophosphatase, with the protein product MPPTALSRLRDHLPLDLAPPAPEPGLVPAGVLVPLFVQEEELRVLFTQRTLMVKDHRGQIAFPGGVKDPEDSTLLATALRETFEEIGLAPGTVEVLGWLAGVATITGYHITPFVGLIPHPYDFKPSPREVKRLLTLPVADFYPPERWSSGPYIFQGRTTRVCYWQNGEEVVWGATARILLNLLARLGVHPIPGNHDATCLD